Proteins found in one Candidatus Zixiibacteriota bacterium genomic segment:
- a CDS encoding flagellar hook-length control protein FliK, with product MNDLLLNILQPRPAEGGDVLQPRSRGAAAPDPEGIGFGALLASFLPAGPNVDADDQLLFGAMTNGSENTMQEISEGKISSLLSDVLPTMHESAVADTAVGIISEPAPVGEGNLKLTPVELVLGSKEASLAQGTNADHEIANLLESVTPTLQSYLQDAGSVIDGKSIYPEQAVSLKLELGKSTMVVPVEVSTDTSGRILELSIMTDGRLALSNVDPYTMATLDVKAAIEKAIPAQILENITDGTEVSVKQIIVLAEPQKFARKYLTDLVESESRKSDDPNPGTKTDTSVKTANPERLGIADKASASVADARSTADNQRTIDQRPMGSHDTNHQSEVKQQSRPDVRLDIDKLARQSIMLPETGDKNLPKIAFTDGVPQVVEIAAKPSIQQVALPESISGSTNAARRVPAEPVAFKVLLPDAQIKIADMSTFRISIQPESLGHVRVHLSVVDDQLTARLSVESAAAKHMVESNLPVLRESLQQQGIKVESFAVNISDRDHPDRQHGHKREPLSRKQKGGMFSLDSFDRTDAQVPARGVTSSTNLSGHLNLVA from the coding sequence ATGAACGATCTCTTGCTCAACATACTCCAGCCGAGGCCCGCAGAGGGTGGCGATGTGCTTCAGCCGAGAAGCAGAGGTGCGGCTGCTCCTGATCCGGAAGGAATCGGGTTTGGTGCGCTTCTGGCGAGTTTTCTTCCTGCCGGACCGAATGTGGACGCCGATGATCAGCTTCTGTTCGGAGCTATGACCAACGGATCTGAAAACACGATGCAGGAAATCTCGGAAGGAAAGATATCGAGTCTGTTGAGCGACGTATTGCCGACCATGCACGAATCTGCAGTGGCTGACACTGCCGTCGGCATAATCTCCGAGCCGGCGCCGGTGGGTGAGGGAAATCTCAAGCTAACACCTGTCGAACTCGTGCTTGGTTCGAAAGAAGCTTCACTTGCTCAAGGTACAAATGCTGATCATGAGATCGCAAATCTGCTCGAATCGGTAACGCCGACGCTGCAATCATACTTGCAGGATGCAGGTAGTGTTATCGATGGGAAGAGTATCTATCCAGAACAGGCGGTCTCTCTGAAGTTAGAGCTTGGTAAGAGTACAATGGTCGTTCCTGTGGAGGTTTCGACTGACACTTCCGGCCGCATACTAGAGTTGAGCATCATGACTGATGGTCGACTTGCGCTCAGCAATGTCGATCCCTATACAATGGCGACACTTGATGTGAAGGCTGCAATCGAAAAGGCGATTCCGGCTCAAATCCTGGAAAACATCACTGATGGTACGGAAGTCTCTGTAAAGCAGATTATTGTACTGGCAGAACCTCAGAAGTTCGCAAGGAAGTATCTGACAGACTTAGTGGAGAGTGAAAGCCGTAAGAGCGACGACCCAAATCCTGGAACCAAGACCGACACGAGCGTTAAGACAGCTAATCCCGAGAGACTTGGCATTGCTGACAAAGCATCGGCGTCTGTTGCAGATGCACGAAGTACAGCCGACAATCAGAGAACGATTGACCAGCGCCCCATGGGCTCGCACGATACAAACCATCAGTCCGAAGTAAAACAGCAGTCGAGGCCTGACGTCAGGTTAGACATTGACAAGTTGGCGCGGCAGTCGATCATGTTGCCGGAGACCGGCGATAAGAATTTACCCAAAATCGCATTTACTGATGGCGTTCCGCAGGTAGTTGAAATAGCTGCGAAGCCGTCTATTCAACAAGTGGCACTACCGGAAAGTATCTCAGGATCAACAAATGCGGCGCGACGCGTTCCTGCAGAACCGGTAGCTTTCAAAGTACTTCTACCAGATGCCCAAATCAAGATTGCAGACATGAGCACATTCAGGATCAGTATACAACCTGAATCACTCGGTCATGTGAGGGTGCATCTCTCGGTTGTGGATGATCAATTGACAGCGCGATTGAGCGTAGAGTCGGCTGCGGCGAAACATATGGTCGAGTCGAATCTTCCCGTCCTTCGCGAGAGTCTGCAACAGCAGGGAATAAAGGTCGAAAGCTTTGCCGTCAATATCAGTGATAGAGATCATCCCGACAGACAGCATGGACATAAGCGGGAACCGTTATCGAGAAAGCAAAAGGGGGGCATGTTCTCGCTTGATTCCTTTGATCGGACTGATGCTCAAGTTCCGGCGAGAGGAGTAACTTCGAGCACCAACCTGTCAGGCCACCTAAACCTTGTCGCTTAA
- a CDS encoding flagellar hook assembly protein FlgD, with the protein MPDTSLSAQNIADLTAYAGDATSTVPNSQLGKDEFLQMLVAQLRYQDPLEPMKDQEFISQLAQFSSLEQMSNMNENLTENLNWNYLLSQTINNTMATSLLGREVKANGSDVYISSDSSAKMHYKLGAFAETVTIDVFDGSGKKVASHTVDKVGEGDQVFEWDGTMLSGDRAQAGTYSYTVTAVDSAGKEIVAAPYMKGIVTGVHYIEGQAYLIMDGARISLGDVIEVGTGEENG; encoded by the coding sequence ATGCCAGATACATCTCTTTCTGCACAGAATATTGCCGATCTGACTGCGTACGCCGGCGATGCAACTTCGACAGTGCCCAATTCTCAATTGGGCAAGGATGAATTCCTGCAAATGCTCGTGGCGCAGTTGCGCTACCAGGATCCACTTGAACCGATGAAGGATCAGGAATTCATCTCCCAGTTGGCCCAGTTCTCGAGCCTTGAGCAGATGTCCAACATGAACGAGAATCTGACCGAGAATCTCAATTGGAATTATTTGCTGTCTCAGACCATTAACAACACGATGGCAACATCACTTCTGGGTCGTGAGGTCAAGGCCAATGGAAGTGATGTCTATATCAGCAGCGATTCGTCAGCAAAAATGCACTACAAACTCGGCGCGTTCGCTGAGACCGTGACGATCGATGTTTTCGACGGCAGCGGAAAGAAAGTAGCGAGCCACACAGTCGATAAAGTCGGCGAAGGCGATCAGGTGTTCGAGTGGGACGGCACGATGTTGAGCGGAGACCGTGCACAGGCCGGGACCTATTCCTACACCGTCACGGCTGTAGACAGCGCGGGCAAAGAAATTGTCGCAGCTCCATACATGAAAGGCATAGTGACCGGTGTGCACTACATCGAAGGTCAGGCATACTTGATCATGGATGGTGCAAGGATATCTCTCGGCGACGTAATCGAGGTCGGGACAGGAGAAGAGAATGGTTAA